Proteins encoded within one genomic window of Companilactobacillus zhachilii:
- a CDS encoding iron-sulfur cluster biosynthesis family protein yields the protein MKIEVSKEAQAKLERYVSADKKLLLDLDDGFGRFSDEGTCALLTKFRILVVDSSEDLSDYSVHLDSAVGTIYFKDSAKDFLDEGMSLRINPKTQLIIFANTKETIDNSVNIIDYDAV from the coding sequence ATGAAAATCGAAGTAAGTAAAGAAGCACAAGCAAAACTTGAACGATATGTTTCGGCTGATAAGAAACTTCTGTTAGATTTGGATGATGGCTTTGGACGCTTTTCAGATGAGGGAACTTGCGCCTTGTTAACCAAGTTTCGTATTTTAGTGGTCGACTCTTCAGAAGACTTGTCTGACTATTCAGTCCATTTGGACAGTGCTGTGGGAACAATCTATTTTAAAGATAGTGCTAAAGACTTTCTTGATGAGGGAATGTCATTACGGATCAATCCCAAGACACAGTTGATAATATTTGCTAATACGAAAGAAACTATTGATAATAGTGTCAATATCATTGATTATGATGCTGTTTAA
- a CDS encoding HAD hydrolase-like protein, whose translation MNNLFFDLDGTIINSEKGIMKSLKYMYNHTLGYVPHDDATLHTFIGPTIGASLEKYDHVAPDDPYINQSINAFREYYQVEGWEEYEVFDGIYDMMESLKHADKEIFIATSKPEIFAKKIIDQLNMKEYVRHVFGAAEDESIRSLKEDVISYGIEKTSVDLDTKNLVMVGDRSSDIVGAHKNNLKAIGVTYGFGDYDELKAANSEWIVNNPQEIAKLAMEN comes from the coding sequence TTGAACAATTTATTTTTTGATTTGGATGGGACAATTATTAACTCCGAAAAGGGAATTATGAAGAGTTTGAAGTATATGTATAATCATACTTTGGGCTATGTTCCACATGATGATGCAACGTTACATACGTTTATCGGACCAACAATTGGTGCTTCGTTGGAAAAATATGATCATGTTGCTCCAGACGACCCATACATTAACCAAAGTATAAATGCCTTCCGTGAGTATTATCAAGTTGAAGGCTGGGAAGAATACGAAGTTTTTGACGGTATTTATGATATGATGGAGTCCTTGAAACATGCTGATAAAGAGATTTTTATCGCAACCTCGAAACCAGAGATTTTTGCGAAAAAAATCATCGATCAATTAAATATGAAAGAATATGTTAGACACGTTTTTGGAGCGGCTGAGGATGAATCAATCCGTTCTTTAAAGGAAGATGTGATTTCTTACGGGATAGAGAAAACATCTGTCGACTTGGATACAAAGAATCTTGTTATGGTTGGGGATCGTAGCAGTGATATTGTAGGGGCGCATAAGAATAATCTCAAGGCTATCGGGGTTACATATGGTTTTGGTGATTATGATGAACTTAAAGCTGCTAACTCCGAATGGATCGTAAATAATCCACAGGAGATTGCTAAACTAGCTATGGAGAATTGA
- a CDS encoding HAD-IC family P-type ATPase: MVKIKKPNKYTSLESGLTATQVDTKVKAGLTNVQIKKLSRPIPKILADNLFTLFNFLNLVIAVLIFWTGSYRNLFFLGPVIANIIIGSYQEIRAKITIDKISLVNAATYTVTRDGTEQEVDIADLVEDDIVSIKRGDTIPADGVVRYSNGLQTNESSITGEADTISKKTDDEVFSGSFVIAGQAKIQLTQVGHESFVSKISSAVGKEKRSVSVLMKIINNIIKILTYTIIPVGLMLFFRSFLKSGDISKAILGTSASVIGMIPEGLVLLTSVALATGAYNLTKRRILVRSLSAIETLARVDVLCLDKTGTITTGKLTVKETKTYGASEQQVQAIAQKIVDATQETNATALAVQALNSTPLTIDVEEVIPFSSETKYSGFVAADGVRYIMGAPEFIIKNPSTEITKTVEDAAKHGFRVIAVLKENPQQKLLGLLMISDEVRKQAPSTFSYLRNQGINLKIISGDNPVTVANVAAQAGISSGKDYIDMSTVTEKDDYHDLVKTYKIFGRVRPSQKADLIKAMQDNGLTVGMTGDGVNDVLAMRQSDCSIAIAGESDAAEASADFVLLNRNFDSMIFMLNEGRRVINNVERVASLFLIKTIYSVVLSIFFIILGTGYPFQPSQLTPINALTVGIPTFLLALEPNYTPPAGRFMRNVMEIALPAAICNILLIMTISILGNHLNFTYETTSTFAVFAIGLIGYCALISISNPLFIRKKVMIGISIALFIVTFIFSGNTFGLQSILDWQYTYIYVALLLISWPLFMFMREVLGRRVFSKINWK, from the coding sequence ATGGTAAAAATAAAAAAGCCTAATAAATACACCAGTCTCGAATCCGGATTAACTGCTACACAGGTTGATACCAAGGTCAAAGCGGGGCTTACAAACGTCCAAATCAAAAAATTATCACGACCTATTCCCAAAATCTTGGCCGATAACTTATTTACACTTTTTAACTTTCTAAACTTAGTTATCGCTGTCCTAATTTTTTGGACTGGATCATATCGAAATCTATTTTTCTTAGGTCCTGTGATTGCCAATATTATTATTGGTAGTTATCAAGAAATTCGTGCCAAAATAACGATTGATAAAATCAGTCTTGTTAATGCGGCAACTTATACCGTTACCCGCGATGGCACTGAACAAGAAGTTGATATCGCCGATTTAGTTGAAGACGATATTGTCTCCATTAAACGAGGCGATACAATTCCAGCCGATGGTGTTGTCCGCTATTCTAACGGATTACAAACCAATGAATCAAGCATTACTGGTGAAGCCGACACTATCAGTAAGAAAACTGACGATGAAGTCTTTTCCGGTAGCTTTGTCATTGCCGGTCAAGCAAAGATTCAACTAACTCAAGTTGGTCACGAAAGTTTTGTTTCTAAAATTTCGTCAGCTGTCGGTAAGGAAAAACGTTCTGTCAGTGTCTTGATGAAAATTATCAATAACATCATTAAAATTTTAACATATACGATTATTCCTGTTGGGTTAATGTTATTTTTCCGTTCTTTCTTAAAGAGTGGGGATATTTCTAAAGCCATCTTAGGAACATCCGCTTCAGTTATCGGCATGATTCCTGAAGGTCTAGTCTTGTTAACTTCAGTTGCTTTGGCTACCGGAGCTTACAATCTAACCAAACGTCGCATCCTAGTTCGTTCTTTGAGTGCAATTGAAACCTTAGCCCGAGTCGACGTCTTATGTCTGGATAAAACCGGTACTATTACAACTGGTAAATTGACCGTTAAAGAAACTAAAACATATGGTGCCAGTGAACAACAAGTTCAAGCCATTGCACAAAAAATTGTTGACGCAACACAAGAAACGAATGCGACTGCTTTAGCTGTTCAAGCTTTAAATTCTACGCCATTGACAATCGATGTTGAGGAAGTTATCCCCTTCTCATCTGAAACCAAGTATTCTGGTTTTGTTGCAGCAGATGGAGTGCGCTACATTATGGGAGCTCCCGAGTTTATCATCAAAAATCCTTCAACTGAGATTACCAAAACTGTGGAAGACGCTGCTAAACATGGCTTTCGTGTTATCGCCGTCTTAAAAGAAAATCCGCAACAAAAACTTTTGGGATTATTAATGATTTCCGATGAAGTTCGTAAGCAAGCGCCAAGTACATTTAGTTACCTCCGCAATCAGGGTATCAATTTAAAGATTATTTCTGGAGATAATCCCGTAACCGTCGCTAACGTTGCTGCTCAAGCCGGCATTTCATCTGGAAAAGATTACATTGATATGAGTACGGTCACCGAAAAAGATGACTATCACGATTTAGTTAAAACGTATAAAATCTTCGGACGCGTTCGCCCAAGTCAAAAAGCTGATTTAATCAAGGCTATGCAAGATAACGGCTTGACTGTTGGGATGACTGGGGATGGTGTTAACGATGTTTTAGCTATGCGCCAATCCGACTGTAGTATTGCTATTGCCGGAGAAAGTGATGCCGCTGAAGCTTCAGCTGACTTTGTATTATTGAATCGTAATTTTGACTCAATGATCTTTATGCTTAACGAAGGACGCCGAGTTATTAATAACGTTGAGCGAGTCGCCTCATTATTCTTAATTAAAACCATTTACTCAGTTGTACTCTCAATTTTCTTCATCATTTTGGGTACAGGCTATCCTTTCCAACCTTCGCAATTAACCCCAATCAATGCTTTAACCGTAGGAATTCCCACCTTTCTACTAGCCTTAGAACCAAATTACACCCCACCAGCCGGACGATTTATGCGTAACGTTATGGAAATCGCCTTGCCAGCTGCCATTTGTAATATTTTATTGATAATGACAATATCGATTTTGGGAAATCATCTTAACTTTACCTATGAAACAACCTCTACCTTTGCAGTCTTTGCAATCGGTTTGATTGGCTATTGTGCTCTGATTTCAATCAGTAACCCACTGTTCATTAGGAAGAAAGTTATGATAGGAATTTCGATTGCCTTATTCATCGTAACGTTTATCTTTAGTGGCAATACATTTGGATTACAGAGCATTTTAGATTGGCAATACACTTATATTTACGTGGCATTGTTGTTGATCTCATGGCCATTATTTATGTTTATGAGAGAAGTATTAGGTAGAAGAGTTTTCTCTAAGATAAATTGGAAATAG
- a CDS encoding SLAP domain-containing protein, with product MKKYKKMVLAGILLSSTILGANTSVVQAASTSTTNSPLTVDKSLLTNAIQVINELLDSKTTVNKVNAQTKFSDLVDKETTLTAAPIFGKKSSTEFTKALQGELNVVNDSGQLVPMTIGDTDSHGFAKTVTYTTSDNKTKTVNVKYNLTMPTVSFSKGTTMNFTSANEANESISNLIGNNSSKIVTAKTTNGDDANGNTNAAKLSANPVSITASGDIEFTPSDIYGNGIPATGTVNLYSAPTVPDRKSVTSTTIKNPFVFTDANSGQKFSATTTDTPAASVNPVSVNYNITAIDSMGNTVNDSATGEAITYSGKGNVTVTDNSDTAINYMIVFKDANTGNTVYTMDKSGEVGETIDKDVANGTGYTFSGDQTQKIAADTTEMDFKVTKDANTTVNYISIITGKPVGTDTLKGNNGSSTILNSIPKGYQLVNVGDFAQKLNADQPNKDIYVKPIQTTVGNLSYTVTFRDKTTGKQVGTQVKSEGALGDYIGLTAPDGYAFASVLDNGFLLLKNNQNVTKYVVAADTPYNISYVDQDTGKEVGTQTGKGADGSKIVLKAPTGYAFVSADDINYKIDKDTPKSTVYVQKSDQTEDNIVSGYPKNGYIKIYDKSGKLNNDVVLSEGSSWIIDQSLTINGVEYYRVATNEYVKASDVYKYTPLQTVATTNGTNLTPVYNSRGQVIIDRALDTNTPWYTDRSATIRGQKMYRVATDEWIKASDSTLK from the coding sequence ATGAAAAAATATAAGAAAATGGTTTTGGCTGGTATTTTGCTGTCAAGCACTATTTTAGGGGCAAATACTTCAGTCGTTCAAGCTGCAAGTACAAGTACGACAAACAGTCCTTTGACTGTTGATAAAAGTTTACTTACAAATGCTATTCAAGTAATTAATGAATTATTAGATTCAAAGACTACTGTAAATAAAGTTAATGCACAGACTAAGTTTTCTGATCTAGTTGATAAAGAGACCACTCTGACAGCTGCGCCTATTTTTGGTAAGAAATCCAGTACAGAGTTTACGAAAGCTTTACAAGGTGAATTAAATGTTGTTAATGATAGTGGCCAACTGGTTCCTATGACGATAGGTGACACAGATTCACATGGCTTCGCTAAAACAGTTACCTATACTACATCGGACAATAAAACAAAAACAGTTAATGTAAAATATAATTTAACCATGCCAACAGTTTCCTTTAGTAAAGGAACAACGATGAACTTTACGTCAGCTAACGAAGCTAATGAGAGTATAAGCAATTTAATTGGTAATAATTCAAGTAAAATAGTCACTGCTAAGACAACCAACGGCGATGACGCGAATGGAAATACTAATGCGGCAAAGTTGAGCGCAAACCCTGTTTCAATTACCGCTAGTGGTGATATAGAGTTTACTCCTAGTGATATTTATGGAAATGGTATTCCGGCTACTGGAACTGTTAATCTATACAGTGCGCCAACAGTTCCAGATAGAAAATCTGTGACATCAACCACTATTAAAAATCCGTTTGTCTTTACAGATGCCAACAGTGGTCAAAAATTTTCTGCTACAACAACAGATACACCAGCTGCATCAGTAAATCCTGTATCTGTTAATTATAATATTACTGCCATTGATTCAATGGGTAACACTGTAAATGATTCAGCAACTGGAGAGGCAATAACATATAGTGGAAAGGGCAATGTTACGGTTACAGATAACAGCGATACAGCCATAAACTATATGATTGTCTTTAAGGACGCTAATACGGGAAATACAGTTTACACTATGGATAAGTCAGGCGAAGTTGGAGAAACTATAGATAAAGATGTTGCTAATGGTACGGGATATACCTTTAGTGGTGACCAAACGCAGAAAATAGCCGCTGACACTACTGAAATGGATTTCAAGGTTACTAAAGATGCTAATACAACGGTTAACTATATTAGTATCATTACTGGTAAGCCAGTCGGAACGGACACGCTTAAAGGTAATAATGGTTCATCTACTATTTTGAATAGTATTCCAAAAGGGTATCAATTAGTAAACGTAGGCGACTTTGCACAAAAATTAAACGCTGATCAACCAAACAAAGATATTTATGTAAAGCCAATTCAAACTACAGTAGGAAATCTTTCATATACAGTAACATTTAGAGATAAGACAACTGGCAAACAAGTGGGAACACAAGTCAAAAGCGAAGGCGCATTAGGCGACTATATTGGTTTAACAGCTCCAGATGGTTATGCTTTTGCATCAGTTCTTGATAATGGATTCTTATTGTTGAAGAATAACCAAAATGTAACTAAGTATGTCGTTGCTGCCGATACACCATATAATATTTCTTATGTTGACCAAGATACTGGTAAAGAAGTAGGTACTCAAACTGGTAAGGGTGCCGATGGATCAAAGATTGTTCTTAAAGCCCCAACAGGATATGCCTTTGTCAGTGCTGATGATATTAATTATAAGATTGATAAAGACACACCAAAATCAACTGTTTATGTTCAAAAATCAGATCAAACTGAAGATAACATTGTTTCTGGATATCCAAAGAATGGTTATATTAAGATTTATGACAAGAGTGGTAAATTGAACAATGATGTGGTTCTTTCAGAAGGTTCAAGCTGGATTATCGATCAATCATTGACCATCAATGGGGTAGAATACTATCGTGTCGCTACAAATGAATATGTAAAAGCTAGTGATGTATATAAATACACACCTCTTCAAACCGTTGCCACAACAAATGGCACAAATTTGACACCTGTTTATAACAGTCGCGGACAAGTAATCATTGATCGTGCCCTAGATACAAATACTCCATGGTACACAGACCGTTCAGCAACAATTAGAGGTCAAAAGATGTATCGTGTTGCAACTGATGAATGGATTAAAGCATCAGACTCAACATTGAAATAG
- a CDS encoding DUF2975 domain-containing protein, with the protein MKIKTTLLKLVTTGIDAFLLLFAFMLTMGLTSSVHEHSLFFLQITTSIALYATCLVVFVISFYLFRIFHLIDQRNFFTQTALHFVRVVRYLFITASITLMGTLPFVYYNADKGDAPGLIFIALAFVLVPLAIAAFISVMEKILINSIKFKQENELTI; encoded by the coding sequence ATGAAAATCAAAACAACGCTACTCAAATTAGTAACAACTGGAATCGATGCTTTCTTATTATTATTTGCTTTTATGTTAACCATGGGATTAACCTCATCAGTTCATGAACACTCCCTCTTCTTTCTTCAAATTACGACAAGCATTGCACTTTATGCGACCTGTCTCGTTGTTTTTGTCATTAGTTTTTATTTATTTCGTATTTTTCATTTAATTGATCAACGCAATTTCTTTACACAGACGGCCTTGCATTTTGTTAGAGTCGTTCGTTATTTATTCATCACCGCCTCAATCACACTGATGGGTACCTTGCCTTTTGTCTATTACAACGCTGACAAAGGCGATGCCCCTGGCCTAATTTTCATTGCTTTGGCCTTTGTGCTCGTACCTTTGGCCATTGCGGCTTTCATTTCAGTTATGGAAAAAATTCTCATCAATTCTATTAAATTCAAACAAGAAAACGAACTGACAATTTAG
- a CDS encoding helix-turn-helix domain-containing protein: MIKINLDILLVQRKMTVTELAEKVGITQANISILKTGKAKAIRFSTLEKICQVLACQPGDILEYVPDDLSN; the protein is encoded by the coding sequence ATGATAAAAATAAATTTAGATATACTACTCGTTCAACGAAAAATGACTGTAACTGAATTGGCAGAAAAAGTTGGTATTACACAGGCTAATATATCCATCCTCAAAACTGGTAAAGCTAAGGCTATTCGCTTTTCCACGCTCGAAAAAATTTGCCAAGTTTTAGCATGCCAACCGGGCGATATTTTAGAATATGTACCCGACGATTTGTCCAATTGA
- a CDS encoding ribose-phosphate diphosphokinase, protein MSNNSLDKIALLSLNGNKPLAKRISDYLGIPLLDASVSHFSDGEINIQINESIRGRDVYIIHSVSDPVNDNFMELMIAVDALRRASADKITCVLPYFAYTRSDRKSRSREPISAKLFANMLELGSVDRVIALDMHADQIQGFFDIPVDHLRAMPIFASYFEKKIKNPDDFVFVAPDHNSTKRARALAEVFGSQIAIVDQRSTEDEEVVPDIIGDVDGKQCVIVDDLIDTGTRMVNSAKAVQAAGAKTISAAATHPIFSKDAAKRLESSILMDVLVSDSIVVPDECKFDKLKILSVTDLVGDAIRMTELNESIDSLFEVRDSYTEIK, encoded by the coding sequence ATGTCTAATAATTCATTAGATAAAATTGCTTTACTTTCTTTAAATGGTAACAAACCATTAGCTAAGAGAATTTCTGACTATTTGGGGATTCCATTATTGGATGCTTCAGTTTCACACTTTAGTGATGGCGAAATTAACATCCAAATTAATGAAAGTATTCGTGGTCGAGACGTTTACATTATCCATTCAGTTTCAGATCCAGTTAACGATAACTTTATGGAATTGATGATTGCTGTTGATGCATTGAGACGTGCCAGTGCAGACAAAATCACTTGTGTCTTACCATACTTTGCATATACTCGTTCAGATAGAAAGTCTCGTTCTAGAGAACCTATCTCAGCTAAGCTATTTGCTAACATGTTGGAATTAGGTAGTGTTGATCGTGTGATTGCACTTGATATGCATGCTGATCAAATCCAAGGGTTCTTCGATATCCCAGTTGATCACTTGCGTGCTATGCCTATTTTCGCCAGCTACTTTGAAAAGAAAATCAAGAATCCAGATGATTTCGTCTTTGTAGCTCCAGATCATAACTCAACTAAACGTGCGCGTGCTTTAGCTGAAGTTTTCGGTTCACAAATTGCTATCGTTGACCAAAGATCAACTGAAGATGAGGAAGTTGTTCCTGATATTATCGGTGATGTTGACGGTAAACAATGTGTTATCGTTGATGACTTGATCGATACAGGTACAAGAATGGTTAATAGTGCTAAAGCTGTCCAAGCTGCTGGTGCTAAAACTATTTCAGCTGCAGCTACACACCCAATCTTTTCTAAGGATGCTGCTAAGAGACTAGAGAGCTCAATCTTGATGGACGTCTTAGTTTCAGATTCAATCGTTGTTCCTGACGAATGCAAATTTGATAAACTAAAGATTTTATCAGTGACAGACCTAGTCGGTGACGCCATTCGTATGACAGAGTTGAATGAATCAATTGATTCATTGTTTGAAGTACGTGATAGCTATACAGAAATTAAATAA
- a CDS encoding YueI family protein — MTNVEDYIKDNIFGKPQLKPDEKNKFLGNFAERVAIALTVAQIKNPENQTTVESVMKKYPGYHLYLNGKIDSYILDNYLRLSVKLKYKFTIVSQSGMRNRDRPLTDNDMGLVIANEGKPVDKPVLI, encoded by the coding sequence ATGACTAATGTTGAAGACTACATCAAAGATAATATATTTGGGAAACCACAATTAAAACCGGATGAGAAGAACAAGTTCCTCGGTAATTTTGCGGAACGCGTGGCGATTGCTTTGACAGTTGCACAAATTAAAAATCCCGAGAACCAGACGACGGTTGAAAGCGTTATGAAAAAATATCCAGGGTATCATCTGTATTTAAATGGAAAAATAGATTCATATATACTGGATAATTACCTCCGTTTGAGTGTAAAATTAAAGTATAAGTTTACAATAGTTTCACAATCGGGAATGCGTAATCGAGACCGTCCGTTGACTGATAATGACATGGGCTTAGTTATTGCTAACGAGGGTAAACCTGTTGATAAACCAGTGCTTATATAA
- a CDS encoding DMT family transporter: MNSKKVLGSVLLSMLACIWGGMFVVVKIIVDEIHPIQLVWLRYLIAIIFLMIFSLLRREKWHWNWSDLRLIFLIGLIGNTISIVAQETGTWLSSAQTGAVITSATPTFMLIFAWLILKEKMTSVKIISVIMATLGVIMIVGLHLSGNYILYGVLSLIVAALTWALMSVLVKKVNHYSSLQTTIISTMVAIVCLTPIIMLNPSALGNINFLNIKVILCLFYLGVISTAMAFVMWNQGLKLVNASSSGLFFLLQPIVGTLLGWLLLGESISISFIVGTILIIGSVWFSIKFTK, translated from the coding sequence ATGAATTCAAAAAAAGTATTAGGTTCAGTTTTATTAAGTATGTTAGCTTGTATCTGGGGTGGGATGTTTGTTGTCGTCAAGATAATTGTTGACGAAATTCACCCTATCCAATTAGTTTGGTTGCGTTATTTGATAGCGATAATTTTTCTAATGATATTTTCATTATTGAGAAGGGAAAAATGGCATTGGAATTGGTCAGATTTAAGATTGATATTTTTAATTGGACTGATTGGTAATACAATTTCAATTGTTGCTCAAGAAACTGGAACCTGGTTATCCAGCGCTCAAACAGGAGCTGTTATCACTTCAGCAACACCAACATTCATGTTGATCTTTGCTTGGCTAATTTTGAAAGAGAAAATGACTAGTGTAAAAATTATTTCAGTTATTATGGCAACACTAGGCGTAATAATGATTGTGGGACTACACTTGTCTGGAAACTATATTCTTTATGGGGTCTTGTCGCTGATTGTTGCTGCCTTAACTTGGGCCTTAATGTCTGTTTTAGTAAAAAAAGTAAACCATTATAGCTCATTACAGACAACTATTATTTCAACCATGGTGGCTATTGTTTGCTTAACTCCAATAATTATGTTGAATCCCTCAGCATTAGGTAATATTAACTTTTTAAATATTAAAGTAATCCTTTGCTTATTTTATTTGGGTGTTATTTCAACAGCCATGGCCTTTGTAATGTGGAATCAAGGCTTGAAATTAGTTAATGCCAGTTCATCAGGATTATTTTTTCTACTACAACCAATTGTTGGTACATTGCTTGGATGGCTATTATTAGGCGAGAGTATTAGCATTAGTTTTATAGTGGGAACAATTTTAATAATTGGAAGTGTTTGGTTCTCAATTAAATTCACAAAATAG
- a CDS encoding WYL domain-containing protein gives MNTSERVVNVLMGMLQGEKIDLDGYLALYGKSGRTYHRDLEAIRDNEYFNENHTLHYDSTQKKHYVTDNGVINAAEILAILKIVINSQAMPKEELTEVTNKLIKLVATEDQSKIKKLLAMTNKSYTSSVTSPILPRVEQFSKWIIAKKSITFEYNEKNNSLVQIGVPLGIHYEDQHFYVMMYLIDEDKTVLYRMDNFDKITTKGRAVNVPASKRLDVGQIINKQFSIERD, from the coding sequence ATGAACACTAGTGAAAGAGTTGTTAATGTACTTATGGGAATGTTGCAAGGAGAGAAAATTGATTTAGATGGTTATCTTGCACTCTATGGAAAATCAGGTCGAACTTACCACCGGGATCTGGAAGCAATTCGTGATAATGAGTACTTTAATGAAAATCATACATTGCATTATGATAGCACTCAAAAGAAACATTACGTCACTGATAATGGCGTCATTAATGCAGCCGAAATTTTGGCTATTTTAAAAATTGTAATTAATAGTCAAGCGATGCCCAAAGAGGAACTTACTGAAGTGACAAATAAACTAATTAAATTAGTTGCCACAGAGGACCAATCAAAAATTAAGAAGTTGCTGGCCATGACTAATAAAAGTTATACATCATCAGTAACGAGTCCAATTTTGCCAAGAGTCGAACAATTTTCTAAATGGATAATTGCTAAAAAATCGATTACTTTTGAATATAATGAGAAAAATAATTCTTTAGTGCAGATTGGTGTGCCTTTGGGTATTCATTATGAGGATCAACACTTTTATGTCATGATGTATTTAATTGACGAAGATAAAACCGTTCTTTATCGGATGGATAATTTTGATAAAATAACGACTAAAGGTAGAGCAGTAAATGTTCCAGCAAGTAAACGTCTCGATGTTGGTCAAATTATTAACAAACAATTTTCAATTGAACGTGATTAA
- a CDS encoding type II restriction endonuclease, whose translation MNLKSYLKLSNNDKFEYFMNTRISTNRRPTYWVNWENVRNNIKEHEINLNTLNYLLGKNNIKEEAKSLFLSQPKLLRSIPIMLASRDEKMNSFSFGDREMKVNEFDFINPDLSKIDDYIKFLDATGLLDVLKNNEIGSSLVDYVFGVQVGLDSNGRKNRGGTENENILEINLKRLVENNNLEYSTQATARSIKSKWGLVVPESLDKKRNGGRRYDGAVYNPDTNIVTVIETNFYNGGGSKLKAVAGEFSDMYNTSLKNASNVDFVWISDGLGWNTAKNPMSEAFQSIPNIINLTMVNNGFLKDIVLNNK comes from the coding sequence ATGAATTTGAAATCATATTTAAAATTATCAAATAATGATAAATTTGAGTATTTTATGAATACAAGGATATCGACGAATAGAAGACCTACTTATTGGGTTAATTGGGAAAATGTTAGAAATAACATTAAAGAACATGAGATAAACCTAAACACTTTGAATTATTTGTTGGGTAAAAATAATATCAAGGAGGAAGCCAAATCTCTCTTTTTATCACAACCTAAATTATTAAGATCTATTCCTATAATGTTGGCCAGCAGAGATGAAAAAATGAACTCATTTTCTTTTGGCGATAGAGAGATGAAAGTAAATGAGTTTGATTTTATCAACCCGGATTTAAGTAAAATTGATGATTATATTAAATTCTTGGATGCTACAGGATTGTTAGATGTGCTTAAAAATAATGAAATTGGTTCTTCACTGGTAGATTACGTATTTGGAGTTCAAGTTGGATTGGATAGTAACGGACGGAAAAATCGTGGTGGTACTGAAAATGAAAATATTTTGGAAATAAATTTAAAACGGTTGGTAGAGAATAATAATCTTGAATATTCGACCCAAGCAACTGCACGAAGCATAAAGTCTAAGTGGGGATTAGTTGTTCCTGAATCTTTGGATAAGAAACGGAACGGTGGTCGGCGATATGATGGGGCCGTCTACAATCCTGATACTAATATTGTCACTGTTATAGAGACTAACTTTTACAATGGTGGAGGTTCTAAGTTAAAAGCCGTTGCGGGCGAATTCAGTGATATGTATAATACGAGTTTAAAGAATGCTAGTAATGTTGACTTTGTTTGGATAAGTGATGGATTGGGATGGAACACTGCTAAGAATCCTATGAGTGAGGCGTTTCAATCAATTCCAAATATTATTAACTTAACAATGGTTAATAATGGGTTTTTGAAAGATATTGTTCTGAATAATAAGTAG